TAGGCATTTGTTTGACAACCTTTATGAAACatgtttatatgatatttataaatattttgaataaacgtacataaatttgatatacttTACCTGCACTTGAGTATCTTGATGTACTACTCTAGTGAAAGCTCCATGCTCCATTGCTTTTACAACACCCTTTTCTTGTAGTTCCTTCATTTTTGCTTCCACTGCAGATACTTCCCAACCATGTtctctataatataaaatattttataagactgaaaattaaatatttattatcgattaatataaaatttgttgcATCTTACTTTGCTATGTCAATTACAGTAACTGGATTTGGATAAGCAGATTCAATAAGTTCCAACACCTTTTCAATAGTGAGCTCTACTACTTGATCCATAACAGCTTCATCTGTAGATACTATTaacaaaagtaataaagaagtaatcatataatataatacatagtataaaacttataaaatattgaagcTGTGCATCTgcatataaaaagtattgcacaaaaacaaaatgactctgaaatgaaaaattagttTGCATAAATTGCTTCttttatagttatttataacaattgttAGATACACACAGTTCTTGCAGAATAATGAAATACTGTTTGTGTATATACTGAGAGTCATGCTTTAATGTTGTGAATACTCtttgtgtatatattgttccccatatatagaataaaacatCTAGGTCAAGTAGACTAATTATAAACCAGCACTTACTATATTTGAATTGATACACAATCTACAGAAAGTAAACGAAATGCATCTAAAAATATGTACtggtattttaaaatataaacactagaaaattttttatcatgatctaaattattaattgttacatAAAGTAGTAAAAAGTGAATGTTGTTTCCTTTTTAGTAATATGTATTTAACCTAGAAAAGAGTATAATGCAAATTATAGAGAGCAATAAGTGTTAAGCCAATATTGTTATGGTTACCAGTCTGTTGTGCTGAGCAGAGAAATATGTATCTACTGGTCAATTCTATATAAGAAAACTAATTTATTGAATACAAAATTTGGCCTTAGTTTTATTAATACCTATAAAGAATAGATTCTGTAAACAGTATTGACCAGAagatatttaatcattattttcatctacATTATGTGTATTAATTTGTGTTGTAACTAGAGGCCTgtggataaaaaataaaacacaacAACAAAACATGACAAAAATGCAAAaacttttgtcttcttctcgAACCTGTTctccaaataattttcttagatGAAGGAAGTGTGATGAGTAAGTAACCGGTACGAGCTGTGAATAATAAGAGATGaagtataaaatgtaataataatactttacaatatatatacacatacgataAACGTAAATAAAGTCTCCCTTAAATCATATGAATGATACAAAACATAGGAAGCTTCAAGTCAAGTATGCATTTCCTCTGGTTTCTGCTTTAATGTGCACTTGAGACAGCTGCTCCAATATCGTTCAATAAGGAACTATCAAGTTCAATGAGATTAATCAAATGAGAGATAAACCTTTACCCATGTATAACTGTTGATTGTtttatgattttgtttttaaataaaataagtggTTTCAAAATGTTAGTTAGACTAAGAGGAATCAACAATGATAGTTGTACATTTGTTTTACTTGTATATACAAGTAATTATGCTTTTTAAAGTTTTACTTACATGGTCTAGTTGGAAGTGAAATTGGTTCTTCAAGCTGTTTTAGTTCTAcctctaattttttaatactggAGTACTTGTGCTGCATtagctttattattttctttataaatccCACATAATCTATTAAGTTTGTAAAGGAAGATTctatattaatacaattaatatgtaaaaataaataaatcatgttattctctatattttttaccTCTTGGAAATTCTTGTGGTGCAACCAGTTCTCTGAAAAATTCTTGTGCAACAGTAGGCTGTTCAGTTTCTGAACAAGTGTCGCAAAACCAAAATTCAAGTGTCCTAGACTCTTGTGTATGTTTCCCAGTTTGTGTACTTACTAAAAATACTCTAAATTGAAGACACAGATGGGGTGATGATATTTCACCATTTGTCactgaaatttaaataaacaacacTAATATAAGATCTATTTGATAATCAAATAATCTATTCTAAATCTATTCTAAAATCATGTAACTACCATTAATAGCTTGTTTATTGATAACTATTCCTTTGTGATCTCCACCAGCAACATGTACATTATCATTTCCATTTTCTGTAGGAGGTTCTAAAGCCTGCCTTTCTATAATTAAAGTTGTTGAATTCCCAGTTTTGCATTTTGGTGTCATTACAATATGTTctgtttaaacaaaataaagaaaaattcaaatttattttattttttatttagaaataataactattttttattataatatatattttatatttataacatttattttttatttagaaataatatttagaaagaattatttttatatttatttacgaagataaaaaactgataaaaaagataaagaaaaaataatcgctgtcgtctattttttcaaaatgtgTATCATCGATTTTTTACTTCGTTCCTGATAAAAAATGGAGCATGTTGCCCTGCTTTCATTCAGCTTCTACTTAGTGTGCAATCTGTGCactttaaaaatcgaaaagtgCATCCACCTTTTTTCATCATACTCACCGATTCTTTTATCGTCCATATTTGCTcttcttgtatatttttattttcgaaattgtaaaataattttctgcaCAGATcagaaaaatagtaaaattgaaatttgttcACTTCGGAAAACTTGATAAGAACCTCTTACGTACTACCTGCTCAGTCGAGAGCCGAATGTTCACTGACTACTCACAACCTTTTTGcgacttttttatattctacttCCTAACGCAGCTGAGCAGTTGCGCCTGTCAAGATGAAATGTCGACAtaacctctctctttctctatcttttctaataattcgCTGTAACCGcacaaatttttttagatattattaatatgaaagtatattattcttatattattgtGTTACGGTTTAAAATTTAAGATGGTATTGACATTATcgatttctataatttatatagactTACGTATACACTTTAGGTTATGTTTTTTGAGAATTtgatatgataaaattttcttataataatatttcaataattggAACATTGTTTGTATCGTACAGTTAAAGAACTACTGATCCATATAACGACACATGTCACCGCCCAACgccatatttttatttaaatctgaTATTCGCTCATGGTGCTTCACTTACGTCATTTCTTAGTGCACCACAATGATGAATCGTTGTGACGTCATCGATATATACGAACATGTGATACATGAGATTATTTCATAGAATAATATACGCttgtcataaatatttttatttcactgataagtattatcaaataattgaCAACAGCTAATCTGCTACTGAAAATAAAGGCGTTTTAAAGGATtgcaaatataaattgatCATATAAACATTCGCAAAAGTTATTAcagttattatatttcatacatgTGATACTGTCTAAGAATTACTATGCGAATAAGATAGATACATTTGATTATCAGTAAAATGAAGCAATCAATGAacatgatataaaaatgaatcagtatattagaaaatgaaaatattcttaattatttattgtgcTATATGTATTACCACATAGATTTATTAGTTGCTCTAAACCATGAGttaaaaaattccaaaattATATGCAAATCCAAAAATATTGACAACCACCAATGAAAcacattattttacaattatacaatataatagaatTCATATGACGTCCTTAATACTGAACgcttatttaaaatatgatcAATCATACACCTTGTCTTATTTACAagtaaatttgattaattcaCTGCATAAGGTCACTATTGCTGATTAACATCTATTAATgctattttaatttgaatataaagaaataaatacaaaatgatGCGATAGCATATAGTCCATTATcctgaaaaaatattgattataagTTATTGAGTATAAGTACAGAGtccatttgaaaaaataaacataaatctAATTTCGTGTGGAGCATTTATGTGGCTAACGTCTTAACCTTGTATTTTGCATCTTCGAGCAATGtacaaaatttatacatataaattaatattatataagagaaGATATAACATGTAACATGGGCATGGTAAAGCAgataaaagtatgaaaaatctatgcaaaaagaaatgatataaataaggTTACATACTATAAGGATAAATTACATTTGCcttagaaaaaggaattagATTTAACTAAATAATCGAGGTATCCTTGGAAAATTATCCTGttataatctaatataatatcgGAAAACAAATAACacaaatgaacaaaaatttaGAAACAAACGTTAAAACTGCATTTTCCTGCACTATTTCTGCGGACAAGAACCAATCTTAAAGCTATATTAATGATATGACCacttattatcattaaaacgaaatcatttatctttagttataattgaattaattcaatttagttaaataaatgaagatatatTCGTGAAAATTATGTTATAGTGTACAAGATTGCATCATCGTGCAGAACgatttttgtaaaagaaatttttgttttaattaagaatAGCGTAATGAgtatcatttgtttttttaacaatatgtatatccttgataaaattttatacctGCGTTTTAATAAGTATCCTATATTATTTTGGCTTTAAGGTAAGCTAAACCCACATCTTATAATCCTGATTCTCTAAGTAGCATAATATCTTTATCTAAGCGGACACGATGAAATAGAGGTTAAAGATGTTAACGAAGACGGTCCGGAACTAAGATTGAGCCTGTCTAATTCCTCGTCCGCTTTGTTATTCTTTAAATCTTGTTGTGTATACAAGAATTTATTCCATTCATCGCTTCTCGGATATGCCAAATGCTGTGATTAAATATAGTAAGTAGTATTACAGTAAATAtagaatagtaatagtaattaattatgaacgtactgattttatcaaaaattatatataaaatctgacTCTTACCTCTGCGACATCGTAAACCCAAATTTTACCAGTGTCATCTCCGACCGTAACGTGTAAACCGCTCGGTGTCCAAGAGACTCTATTTAACGCGGGATTTCCATCGACGATAACACTAGCAGCGGGTACTTCAGTGTCCTGATTTAAATTCCAGAGATCTAATCTACCTGAATCGTCAACAGCTGCAAACAATGCTGGATGAGTTGGTGACCATGCAACATCGTACACGTAATCTCCATTATGTTCGAAAGAATAAAGgggtttcatttctttaagaCTCCATAATTTGATGGTCCAATCGATAGAGGAGGTTAAGAATAAATGAGAGAAGTCAATTCCACCTTGAACGGCATGTGTACTAATACCAGTCACCGGTCCTTGATGACCTTCAAACATTTCAACTACACCAGCTTTTGTACCATGTCGGCAGTCTATaagcataaaagaaaaaaaagagaaacaaaaacaactTTAACTTTATTGAAAAGAATTCATTGTTCGATACAAAATCtattgaaagatataaatatttaccgCCGTATACGGTTCCATCCTCACTACCaacaacaaaattattcaCATCGCCATGAGGAAAAGCTAAGCAAGTAGCCGCTATTGTTTTAGACTGTTTCAAGTATAGAATCAACGTTTCCTGTGGTTGAGACAACATATCTAAACTCCAAGAGCATAATTTACCATCCGTCGAAATGCTGATCAAATTATGTGCGTTTTGCGTTCCAACAACAGTTAGGCAATATACCGGATGctgaaaaaaatcaatgattgTTCTTGTAatcgaaaagtataaaagaaagaattataatagtaCAAAATCATAAGATGAGCAACCGCAATATCTGTTCAAGATGGGAACGTGTAACGGGATTCTATATTATCTGTAACAGAATCTAATCAAGAACAAACGTATCGTTTTCGATAGATAACCACTTCATAATTATCTTGATCGTTCTTACATAtcttaaattcaattaaacaataaaaggTAGAGAAACTTACGGTATGAGCGCTAGCTGACAATGGTGTTCTTTGTACTGGCGTTCTCTTTTGTACGCGATTATCCCAGAGTACTATTTGACCAGAATAAGTACCACCCAAAATCAAATTTGGATGGAATTTCGCAAAAGTGGTCGACATCACCGGTGATTGACAATGGAAGATGAATTCTGGAGTGGCTTTCTTAAATTTCGTGTTCCAAACCAAACATACACCATCGGGATCATTTGGGGTATCGTCATTGTTGTTGTATGAGGCCGCAAGAAGTTCTGGAAACTGCGGGGACCAATCCATCGAAGTGACGCAACGATTACGCGACCATCGTTCACAGAAGAAGGAACGATTTAACCATAATTGTTGATGGCTTTTTTCGTCCCtgtgaaaattttcgattgatatacgtacatacaaagaaagagagaaagagagagggaaagagttTGAATAAACTAAGAAAATTATCATCTATTTCCTTACAATCCATCCTCGCCATCCATTGTACCGGTATAATCGGTATAAATGTCAATCGATTCGCCCAATGCTCTTTCCACAATCCTACTAGTACGATCGAGGAATCGTTGAAAGTCTTCCGAGAGTATGATcatctgtttttcttcctcgctGAACTCGCGAACTGTTTTAAAATTTGTGTTCATCACGTAGAGAAGATATAGGATGAGTATCATTCGTTCATATTtcgacaaaataaatttaaaaagtacGATGTGAACGTACCTTCTTTCTtaggtttttctttctccttttcttgttCTACCTGTGTAACAGCAGGCTGAACCTCTTTAACCTGCGGCAAACCATGTGGAAGAATTCCAGGTGGAAGCTTGCTTTGGAAGCTGTCCAAGTGTGGCAAGCTGTTCTCTTCATCTTCGGCTTGGGAATCATCAAATGTCAAAACTGTGGTGAATAAGCTGATTCCGCCACGTATATCCTAACTTCGATGGTTTCTATCTAGCTACCACTAACGTAACGGCttgatatactttttaaaacaCAAGTCTATCGTTTATAATGTGTTATTACTTGACAACAAATTGACAACGGATTTTTTAGGGATGAAACGAAATATACTTGGACTTTCTATGCAAATTTATCATGTCTACAGTACGATCATTCTACGGTAACAACTTACATGCGCGAAAACGTAACTAAGGAAAGATCGAAAGGATCGAATAATACGTTTCACgcaactattttatatttacaaatttgtcACGTATGCTTGTCGAATACACCATGCaaggatttatttattcataacaAATAGGATATCGTTAAAAGGCTACTCGATATTTGCAAATCGTCGGAAGGATCGCTTCTCTTTTGTACAAcatcttaaaaagaaataccaaAGCGTTCAGTGAATGCTGGACTGACAAAATTTGCTATGCTGcacgaaattaaatgaaaggaaagagcATGAAAGTAAAATTCAAATGGCATGCAGAGAAATCAAGTatgtttgaaagaaagagagaaaaaactttATCGGAGAACATCATCGAGTGAACGTCAGTTCATCACGATTTACGAAATCAAAACACAAATattctccttttatcttttgtaacTTTCTTATTACAATGTCTCTCCACCCTTCGTCAACATGCAACGTCATCAAAGTGAAGTTACGAGGCGAAAATGTTAGACTGCATGTAACGTTAAATGATatgttgattaataattatgtcgCTCTTATATATGTCTTATAGGCAATAAACAATGCTGTTCTTTtgtctgaaaaaaatatttgaaaagaaggagaaaaggatgCAGAATACGTagtttattttcgaaatatttcgaagaagaTCATGTTGAATACCGAATAAGTTTCGAACATATCGTAAGATACAAACGTGAGAGTCGAATGTATTTATTAACGCAGCTTCCTAAGCCTCATGCAgcatcaatgaaatatatactttctacattaaaaaacattttaattttcgatgatagtaaaatataaattagttGATGCGAT
The Vespula pensylvanica isolate Volc-1 chromosome 4, ASM1446617v1, whole genome shotgun sequence DNA segment above includes these coding regions:
- the LOC122628901 gene encoding cytoplasmic dynein 1 intermediate chain isoform X1, with the translated sequence MMSDRKAELERKKAKLQAIREEKERRRREKEQKDVEEATVRAAGADKDHRKEIDAMLSSLGMAPVSDVLSSLSSMNSLTPEQSANATPDASLQPSSINSTQSTGRRKPRELTIVSVANTNIPPKEPVVYSKQTQTVQTTHTSHDGLSKSSSEYTIYSSCSTTTPTHSCSAGYFETDWWRPRKGGSAPNYLSHAFDYYDEYNLNPGLEWEDEFTVLTFDDSQAEDEENSLPHLDSFQSKLPPGILPHGLPQVKEVQPAVTQVEQEKEKEKPKKEVREFSEEEKQMIILSEDFQRFLDRTSRIVERALGESIDIYTDYTGTMDGEDGLDEKSHQQLWLNRSFFCERWSRNRCVTSMDWSPQFPELLAASYNNNDDTPNDPDGVCLVWNTKFKKATPEFIFHCQSPVMSTTFAKFHPNLILGGTYSGQIVLWDNRVQKRTPVQRTPLSASAHTHPVYCLTVVGTQNAHNLISISTDGKLCSWSLDMLSQPQETLILYLKQSKTIAATCLAFPHGDVNNFVVGSEDGTVYGDCRHGTKAGVVEMFEGHQGPVTGISTHAVQGGIDFSHLFLTSSIDWTIKLWSLKEMKPLYSFEHNGDYVYDVAWSPTHPALFAAVDDSGRLDLWNLNQDTEVPAASVIVDGNPALNRVSWTPSGLHVTVGDDTGKIWVYDVAEHLAYPRSDEWNKFLYTQQDLKNNKADEELDRLNLSSGPSSLTSLTSISSCPLR
- the LOC122628901 gene encoding cytoplasmic dynein 1 intermediate chain isoform X6, which produces MMSDRKAELERKKAKLQAIREEKERRRREKEQKDVEEATVRAAGADKDHRKEIDAMLSSLGMAPVSDVLSSLSSMNSLTPEQSANATPDASLQPSSINSTQSTGRRKPRELTIVSVANTNIPPKEPVVYSKQTQTVQTTHTSHDGLSKSSSEYTIYSSCSTTTPTHSCSAGYFETDWWRPRKDEYNLNPGLEWEDEFTVLTFDDSQAEDEENSLPHLDSFQSKLPPGILPHGLPQVKEVQPAVTQVEQEKEKEKPKKEVREFSEEEKQMIILSEDFQRFLDRTSRIVERALGESIDIYTDYTGTMDGEDGLDEKSHQQLWLNRSFFCERWSRNRCVTSMDWSPQFPELLAASYNNNDDTPNDPDGVCLVWNTKFKKATPEFIFHCQSPVMSTTFAKFHPNLILGGTYSGQIVLWDNRVQKRTPVQRTPLSASAHTHPVYCLTVVGTQNAHNLISISTDGKLCSWSLDMLSQPQETLILYLKQSKTIAATCLAFPHGDVNNFVVGSEDGTVYGDCRHGTKAGVVEMFEGHQGPVTGISTHAVQGGIDFSHLFLTSSIDWTIKLWSLKEMKPLYSFEHNGDYVYDVAWSPTHPALFAAVDDSGRLDLWNLNQDTEVPAASVIVDGNPALNRVSWTPSGLHVTVGDDTGKIWVYDVAEHLAYPRSDEWNKFLYTQQDLKNNKADEELDRLNLSSGPSSLTSLTSISSCPLR
- the LOC122628901 gene encoding cytoplasmic dynein 1 intermediate chain isoform X9, with product MMSDRKAELERKKAKLQAIREEKERRRREKEQKDVEEATVRAAGADKDHRKEIDAMLSSLGMAPVSDVLSSLSSMNSLTPEQSANATPDASLQPSSINSTQSTGRRKPRELTIVSVANTNIPPKEPVVYSKQTQTVQTTHTSHDGLSKSSSEYTIYSSCSTTTPTHSCSAGYFETDWWRPRKDEYNLNPGLEWEDEFTAEDEENSLPHLDSFQSKLPPGILPHGLPQVKEVQPAVTQVEQEKEKEKPKKEVREFSEEEKQMIILSEDFQRFLDRTSRIVERALGESIDIYTDYTGTMDGEDGLDEKSHQQLWLNRSFFCERWSRNRCVTSMDWSPQFPELLAASYNNNDDTPNDPDGVCLVWNTKFKKATPEFIFHCQSPVMSTTFAKFHPNLILGGTYSGQIVLWDNRVQKRTPVQRTPLSASAHTHPVYCLTVVGTQNAHNLISISTDGKLCSWSLDMLSQPQETLILYLKQSKTIAATCLAFPHGDVNNFVVGSEDGTVYGDCRHGTKAGVVEMFEGHQGPVTGISTHAVQGGIDFSHLFLTSSIDWTIKLWSLKEMKPLYSFEHNGDYVYDVAWSPTHPALFAAVDDSGRLDLWNLNQDTEVPAASVIVDGNPALNRVSWTPSGLHVTVGDDTGKIWVYDVAEHLAYPRSDEWNKFLYTQQDLKNNKADEELDRLNLSSGPSSLTSLTSISSCPLR
- the LOC122628901 gene encoding cytoplasmic dynein 1 intermediate chain isoform X29, giving the protein MMSDRKAELERKKAKLQAIREEKERRRREKEQKDVEEATVRAAGADKDHRKEIDAMLSSLGMAPVSDVLSSLSSMNSLTPEQSANATPDASLQPSSINSTQSTGRRKPRELTIVSVANTNIPPKEPVVYSKQTQTVQTTHTSHDAHAFDYYVLTFDDSQAEDEENSLPHLDSFQSKLPPGILPHGLPQVKEVQPAVTQVEQEKEKEKPKKEVREFSEEEKQMIILSEDFQRFLDRTSRIVERALGESIDIYTDYTGTMDGEDGLDEKSHQQLWLNRSFFCERWSRNRCVTSMDWSPQFPELLAASYNNNDDTPNDPDGVCLVWNTKFKKATPEFIFHCQSPVMSTTFAKFHPNLILGGTYSGQIVLWDNRVQKRTPVQRTPLSASAHTHPVYCLTVVGTQNAHNLISISTDGKLCSWSLDMLSQPQETLILYLKQSKTIAATCLAFPHGDVNNFVVGSEDGTVYGDCRHGTKAGVVEMFEGHQGPVTGISTHAVQGGIDFSHLFLTSSIDWTIKLWSLKEMKPLYSFEHNGDYVYDVAWSPTHPALFAAVDDSGRLDLWNLNQDTEVPAASVIVDGNPALNRVSWTPSGLHVTVGDDTGKIWVYDVAEHLAYPRSDEWNKFLYTQQDLKNNKADEELDRLNLSSGPSSLTSLTSISSCPLR
- the LOC122628901 gene encoding cytoplasmic dynein 1 intermediate chain isoform X13, encoding MMSDRKAELERKKAKLQAIREEKERRRREKEQKDVEEATVRAAGADKDHRKEIDAMLSSLGMAPVSDVLSSLSSMNSLTPEQSANATPDASLQPSSINSTQSTGRRKPRELTIVSVANTNIPPKEPVVYSKQTQTVQTTHTSHDGLSKSSSEYTIYSSCSTTTPTHSCSAGYFETDWWRPRKVLTFDDSQAEDEENSLPHLDSFQSKLPPGILPHGLPQVKEVQPAVTQVEQEKEKEKPKKEVREFSEEEKQMIILSEDFQRFLDRTSRIVERALGESIDIYTDYTGTMDGEDGLDEKSHQQLWLNRSFFCERWSRNRCVTSMDWSPQFPELLAASYNNNDDTPNDPDGVCLVWNTKFKKATPEFIFHCQSPVMSTTFAKFHPNLILGGTYSGQIVLWDNRVQKRTPVQRTPLSASAHTHPVYCLTVVGTQNAHNLISISTDGKLCSWSLDMLSQPQETLILYLKQSKTIAATCLAFPHGDVNNFVVGSEDGTVYGDCRHGTKAGVVEMFEGHQGPVTGISTHAVQGGIDFSHLFLTSSIDWTIKLWSLKEMKPLYSFEHNGDYVYDVAWSPTHPALFAAVDDSGRLDLWNLNQDTEVPAASVIVDGNPALNRVSWTPSGLHVTVGDDTGKIWVYDVAEHLAYPRSDEWNKFLYTQQDLKNNKADEELDRLNLSSGPSSLTSLTSISSCPLR
- the LOC122628901 gene encoding cytoplasmic dynein 1 intermediate chain isoform X12 → MMSDRKAELERKKAKLQAIREEKERRRREKEQKDVEEATVRAAGADKDHRKEIDAMLSSLGMAPVSDVLSSLSSMNSLTPEQSANATPDASLQPSSINSTQSTGRRKPRELTIVSVANTNIPPKEPVVYSKQTQTVQTTHTSHDGYFETDWWRPRKGGSAPNYLSHAFDYYDEYNLNPGLEWEDEFTVLTFDDSQAEDEENSLPHLDSFQSKLPPGILPHGLPQVKEVQPAVTQVEQEKEKEKPKKEVREFSEEEKQMIILSEDFQRFLDRTSRIVERALGESIDIYTDYTGTMDGEDGLDEKSHQQLWLNRSFFCERWSRNRCVTSMDWSPQFPELLAASYNNNDDTPNDPDGVCLVWNTKFKKATPEFIFHCQSPVMSTTFAKFHPNLILGGTYSGQIVLWDNRVQKRTPVQRTPLSASAHTHPVYCLTVVGTQNAHNLISISTDGKLCSWSLDMLSQPQETLILYLKQSKTIAATCLAFPHGDVNNFVVGSEDGTVYGDCRHGTKAGVVEMFEGHQGPVTGISTHAVQGGIDFSHLFLTSSIDWTIKLWSLKEMKPLYSFEHNGDYVYDVAWSPTHPALFAAVDDSGRLDLWNLNQDTEVPAASVIVDGNPALNRVSWTPSGLHVTVGDDTGKIWVYDVAEHLAYPRSDEWNKFLYTQQDLKNNKADEELDRLNLSSGPSSLTSLTSISSCPLR
- the LOC122628901 gene encoding cytoplasmic dynein 1 intermediate chain isoform X23, coding for MMSDRKAELERKKAKLQAIREEKERRRREKEQKDVEEATVRAAGADKDHRKEIDAMLSSLGMAPVSDVLSSLSSMNSLTPEQSANATPDASLQPSSINSTQSTGRRKPRELTIVSVANTNIPPKEPVVYSKQTQTVQTTHTSHDGYFETDWWRPRKGGSAPNYLFLTFDDSQAEDEENSLPHLDSFQSKLPPGILPHGLPQVKEVQPAVTQVEQEKEKEKPKKEVREFSEEEKQMIILSEDFQRFLDRTSRIVERALGESIDIYTDYTGTMDGEDGLDEKSHQQLWLNRSFFCERWSRNRCVTSMDWSPQFPELLAASYNNNDDTPNDPDGVCLVWNTKFKKATPEFIFHCQSPVMSTTFAKFHPNLILGGTYSGQIVLWDNRVQKRTPVQRTPLSASAHTHPVYCLTVVGTQNAHNLISISTDGKLCSWSLDMLSQPQETLILYLKQSKTIAATCLAFPHGDVNNFVVGSEDGTVYGDCRHGTKAGVVEMFEGHQGPVTGISTHAVQGGIDFSHLFLTSSIDWTIKLWSLKEMKPLYSFEHNGDYVYDVAWSPTHPALFAAVDDSGRLDLWNLNQDTEVPAASVIVDGNPALNRVSWTPSGLHVTVGDDTGKIWVYDVAEHLAYPRSDEWNKFLYTQQDLKNNKADEELDRLNLSSGPSSLTSLTSISSCPLR
- the LOC122628901 gene encoding cytoplasmic dynein 1 intermediate chain isoform X10 yields the protein MMSDRKAELERKKAKLQAIREEKERRRREKEQKDVEEATVRAAGADKDHRKEIDAMLSSLGMAPVSDVLSSLSSMNSLTPEQSANATPDASLQPSSINSTQSTGRRKPRELTIVSVANTNIPPKEPVVYSKQTQTVQTTHTSHDGLSKSSSEYTIYSSCSTTTPTHSCSAGYFETDWWRPRKGGSAPNYLFLTFDDSQAEDEENSLPHLDSFQSKLPPGILPHGLPQVKEVQPAVTQVEQEKEKEKPKKEVREFSEEEKQMIILSEDFQRFLDRTSRIVERALGESIDIYTDYTGTMDGEDGLDEKSHQQLWLNRSFFCERWSRNRCVTSMDWSPQFPELLAASYNNNDDTPNDPDGVCLVWNTKFKKATPEFIFHCQSPVMSTTFAKFHPNLILGGTYSGQIVLWDNRVQKRTPVQRTPLSASAHTHPVYCLTVVGTQNAHNLISISTDGKLCSWSLDMLSQPQETLILYLKQSKTIAATCLAFPHGDVNNFVVGSEDGTVYGDCRHGTKAGVVEMFEGHQGPVTGISTHAVQGGIDFSHLFLTSSIDWTIKLWSLKEMKPLYSFEHNGDYVYDVAWSPTHPALFAAVDDSGRLDLWNLNQDTEVPAASVIVDGNPALNRVSWTPSGLHVTVGDDTGKIWVYDVAEHLAYPRSDEWNKFLYTQQDLKNNKADEELDRLNLSSGPSSLTSLTSISSCPLR
- the LOC122628901 gene encoding cytoplasmic dynein 1 intermediate chain isoform X3; amino-acid sequence: MMSDRKAELERKKAKLQAIREEKERRRREKEQKDVEEATVRAAGADKDHRKEIDAMLSSLGMAPVSDVLSSLSSMNSLTPEQSANATPDASLQPSSINSTQSTGRRKPRELTIVSVANTNIPPKEPVVYSKQTQTVQTTHTSHDGLSKSSSEYTIYSSCSTTTPTHSCSAGYFETDWWRPRKAHAFDYYDEYNLNPGLEWEDEFTVLTFDDSQAEDEENSLPHLDSFQSKLPPGILPHGLPQVKEVQPAVTQVEQEKEKEKPKKEVREFSEEEKQMIILSEDFQRFLDRTSRIVERALGESIDIYTDYTGTMDGEDGLDEKSHQQLWLNRSFFCERWSRNRCVTSMDWSPQFPELLAASYNNNDDTPNDPDGVCLVWNTKFKKATPEFIFHCQSPVMSTTFAKFHPNLILGGTYSGQIVLWDNRVQKRTPVQRTPLSASAHTHPVYCLTVVGTQNAHNLISISTDGKLCSWSLDMLSQPQETLILYLKQSKTIAATCLAFPHGDVNNFVVGSEDGTVYGDCRHGTKAGVVEMFEGHQGPVTGISTHAVQGGIDFSHLFLTSSIDWTIKLWSLKEMKPLYSFEHNGDYVYDVAWSPTHPALFAAVDDSGRLDLWNLNQDTEVPAASVIVDGNPALNRVSWTPSGLHVTVGDDTGKIWVYDVAEHLAYPRSDEWNKFLYTQQDLKNNKADEELDRLNLSSGPSSLTSLTSISSCPLR